The Frondihabitans australicus genome includes a region encoding these proteins:
- a CDS encoding cupin domain-containing protein, producing MPGQVARRTVSGEVIEWLDVPARAEALGLEPHPEGGWYRRTWTSPITVPFGDSTRPGATLIHFLLPPGEASAWHRVESDEIWLWHGPDPLVLELGGHGESPVSPSDDESTQEQPDVFRILLGGGAGTLLGEAAQGLIPGGVWQRTLPSDGETLVSCVVSPGFSFDDFTLAE from the coding sequence GTGCCCGGGCAGGTCGCGCGACGCACCGTCTCGGGCGAGGTCATCGAATGGCTCGACGTGCCCGCCCGCGCCGAGGCGCTCGGGCTCGAGCCGCACCCCGAGGGCGGCTGGTACCGACGCACCTGGACCTCGCCCATCACCGTGCCCTTCGGCGACTCGACCCGCCCCGGCGCGACCCTCATCCACTTCCTCCTGCCGCCCGGCGAGGCGTCGGCCTGGCACAGGGTCGAGTCCGACGAGATCTGGCTGTGGCACGGGCCCGACCCGCTCGTGCTCGAGCTCGGCGGGCACGGCGAGTCGCCCGTCTCCCCCTCCGACGACGAGAGCACGCAGGAGCAGCCCGACGTCTTCCGGATCCTGCTCGGCGGCGGCGCCGGCACCCTGCTCGGCGAAGCGGCGCAGGGTCTGATCCCGGGCGGTGTCTGGCAGCGCACGCTCCCCTCGGACGGCGAGACGCTCGTCTCGTGCGTCGTCTCGCCCGGGTTCTCGTTCGACGACTTCACGCTGGCCGAGTGA
- a CDS encoding response regulator transcription factor, with amino-acid sequence MTTRILVVDDDPLVRTGIRLLCRDRPGLEVVGEAGDGLEAIRLLEEESFDVVLMDVHMRRTSGVAAAMTLRRRHPGLRIVLMTGFADAGFEQHARNAGADAFVPKTASVDVLLGALGSGAGAGASPHGVDAARPGGLLAGLSERERAVAGLVVDGWSNPQIAERLHLSSSTVKTYVSRCFTKLGVENRVQLANLLRDRAGD; translated from the coding sequence GTGACGACCCGGATCCTGGTGGTCGACGACGACCCGCTGGTGCGGACCGGGATCCGCCTCCTCTGCCGTGACCGGCCGGGCCTGGAAGTGGTCGGGGAGGCCGGCGACGGGCTCGAGGCGATCCGTCTGCTCGAGGAGGAGTCGTTCGACGTCGTGCTCATGGACGTCCACATGCGCCGCACGTCCGGGGTCGCGGCGGCGATGACCTTGCGACGCAGGCACCCCGGCCTGCGGATCGTCCTGATGACGGGCTTCGCCGACGCCGGGTTCGAGCAGCATGCGCGCAATGCGGGCGCGGACGCGTTCGTGCCGAAGACGGCGAGCGTCGACGTGCTCCTCGGGGCTCTCGGGTCGGGCGCAGGAGCCGGCGCATCGCCGCACGGCGTCGACGCCGCCCGCCCCGGCGGTCTCCTCGCGGGCCTGTCGGAGCGGGAGCGCGCCGTGGCGGGCCTCGTCGTCGACGGCTGGAGCAACCCGCAGATCGCCGAGCGGCTGCACCTGAGTTCGAGCACGGTGAAGACCTACGTCTCGCGGTGCTTCACGAAACTCGGCGTCGAGAACCGCGTGCAGCTCGCGAACCTCCTCCGCGACCGAGCCGGAGACTGA
- a CDS encoding sensor histidine kinase, translating to MSAPRRVEHGLLIGIVAIAVVVVGLVMMELYRTAIPLSPPALVGAQALGIVAAVAVAFRTRFHRLCAAVVVVCTAFSPAAVPALWLALYSFGTHQRYRSVIVSCTGGAAALILCTGLYLRADGYGRSTDMIGVFGLFSLVVALGAAVTGAAAGMAAARHEAVVREIVRLDIESASRARLAEREQLSREIHDLLGHRLALLNLFSSALAGDATADAEKRGIVELITTNVQGAASDLAQLLEVLHRSDGPASVGPSPEPLDSLFERFLAAGMDLTVDRGLGADTVTDAYRRTLERFCREGLTNALKYAAPGPVSVEIDSSADGALSARIRSPFHDPSRTEPRGPAPTSSGIAGLEERAALLGGSVWVDLTSSHLDLLLRLPATTRGEERAEDAA from the coding sequence ATGTCAGCGCCCCGAAGAGTCGAGCACGGACTGCTGATCGGCATCGTCGCTATCGCGGTGGTCGTCGTCGGCCTCGTGATGATGGAGCTGTACCGGACGGCCATCCCGCTCTCGCCGCCCGCGCTGGTCGGCGCACAGGCCCTGGGGATCGTCGCCGCCGTCGCCGTCGCCTTCCGGACCCGCTTCCATCGACTGTGCGCGGCGGTCGTGGTCGTGTGCACGGCGTTCTCGCCCGCCGCGGTCCCGGCTCTGTGGCTCGCGCTGTACAGCTTCGGCACCCACCAGCGCTACCGGTCGGTGATCGTGAGCTGCACGGGCGGAGCGGCCGCCCTCATCCTGTGCACCGGCCTCTACCTCCGCGCGGACGGATACGGCCGATCGACCGACATGATCGGGGTGTTCGGCCTCTTCTCGCTCGTCGTCGCGCTGGGAGCCGCGGTGACCGGAGCCGCCGCGGGCATGGCCGCCGCTCGCCACGAAGCCGTGGTGCGGGAGATCGTCCGGCTCGACATCGAGTCGGCGTCCCGCGCACGACTCGCCGAGCGCGAGCAGCTGTCGCGCGAGATCCACGACCTCCTGGGACACCGCCTGGCCCTGCTCAATCTCTTCAGCTCGGCGCTCGCCGGCGACGCCACCGCCGACGCCGAGAAGCGGGGCATCGTGGAGCTCATCACGACGAACGTGCAGGGTGCTGCGAGCGATCTGGCCCAGCTCCTGGAAGTGCTGCACCGGTCGGACGGCCCGGCCTCGGTCGGGCCCTCGCCGGAGCCCCTCGACTCGCTCTTCGAACGGTTCCTCGCCGCGGGCATGGACCTCACCGTCGACCGAGGCCTCGGGGCCGACACGGTGACGGACGCCTACCGTCGCACGCTCGAGCGCTTCTGCCGGGAGGGCCTCACCAACGCGCTCAAGTACGCAGCGCCCGGCCCCGTCTCGGTGGAGATCGACTCCTCGGCCGACGGCGCCCTGAGCGCCAGGATCCGCTCGCCGTTCCACGATCCCAGCCGGACCGAGCCGAGAGGTCCGGCTCCGACGAGCTCGGGCATCGCGGGGCTGGAGGAGCGCGCCGCGCTGCTCGGCGGCTCCGTGTGGGTCGACCTGACGTCGTCGCACCTCGACCTGCTCCTCCGCCTGCCGGCCACCACGCGGGGCGAGGAAAGGGCGGAGGACGCCGCGTGA
- the nrdF gene encoding class 1b ribonucleoside-diphosphate reductase subunit beta produces MTVTDPVHATGKSVPLIRPVSAINWNRIQDDKDVEVWNRLVNNFWLPEKVPLSNDVQSWNTLTPDEQQLTMRVFTGLTLLDTIQGTVGAISLIPDALTPHEEAVYTNIAFMESVHAKSYSSIFSTLASTPEIDDAFRWSVENPNLQKKAQIVLDYYTGDDPLKRKVASTLLESFLFYSGFYLPMYWSSRAKLTNTADLIRLIIRDEAVHGYYIGYKFQKGLEGASDERKQEIKDYTFNLLFELYDNEVQYTQDLYDSVGLTEDVKKFLHYNANKALMNLGYEPMFPKDVTDVNPAILSALSPNADENHDFFSGSGSSYVIGKAENTQDEDWDF; encoded by the coding sequence ATGACTGTTACAGATCCCGTTCACGCGACCGGCAAGTCGGTCCCGCTCATCCGCCCCGTCTCCGCGATCAACTGGAACCGCATCCAGGACGACAAGGACGTGGAGGTCTGGAACCGCCTCGTCAACAACTTCTGGCTGCCCGAGAAGGTGCCGCTGTCGAACGACGTCCAGTCGTGGAACACGCTGACCCCCGACGAACAGCAGCTCACGATGCGCGTGTTCACCGGCCTCACCCTCCTCGACACGATCCAGGGCACCGTCGGCGCGATCAGCCTGATCCCCGACGCCCTGACCCCGCACGAGGAGGCCGTCTACACGAACATCGCGTTCATGGAGTCGGTGCACGCGAAGAGCTACTCGTCGATCTTCTCGACCCTCGCGTCGACCCCGGAGATCGACGACGCGTTCCGCTGGTCGGTCGAGAACCCGAACCTCCAGAAGAAGGCTCAGATCGTCCTCGACTACTACACCGGCGACGACCCCCTGAAGCGCAAGGTCGCCTCGACGCTGCTCGAGTCGTTCCTCTTCTACTCGGGCTTCTACCTGCCGATGTACTGGTCGTCGCGCGCCAAGCTGACGAACACGGCCGACCTCATCCGCCTCATCATCCGCGACGAGGCCGTGCACGGGTACTACATCGGCTACAAGTTCCAGAAGGGGCTCGAGGGCGCCTCCGACGAGCGCAAGCAGGAGATCAAGGACTACACGTTCAACCTCCTCTTCGAGCTCTACGACAACGAGGTGCAGTACACGCAAGACCTCTACGACTCGGTCGGCCTGACCGAAGACGTCAAGAAGTTCCTGCACTACAACGCCAACAAGGCGCTGATGAACCTGGGCTACGAGCCGATGTTCCCGAAGGACGTCACCGACGTGAACCCGGCGATCCTGTCGGCCCTGTCGCCGAACGCCGACGAGAACCACGACTTCTTCTCGGGGTCCGGTTCGTCGTACGTCATCGGCAAGGCCGAGAACACGCAAGACGAGGACTGGGACTTCTAG
- the nrdE gene encoding class 1b ribonucleoside-diphosphate reductase subunit alpha, whose amino-acid sequence MDTAVDDLEVIAGPSGLDYHALNAMLNLYDADGKIQFDKDREAAKQYFLQHVNQNTVFFHNLKERLDYLVENDYYEQATIDQYSFSFIERLNDLAYSKKFRFQTFLGAFKYYTSYTLKTFDGKRYLERFEDRVVMTALGLAQGDEQLAIDLVEEIIAGRFQPATPTFLNTAKAQRGELVSCFLLRIEDNMESISRGINSSLQLSKRGGGVALSLSNIREAGAPIKQIENQSSGIIPVMKLLEDSFSYANQLGARQGAGAVYLSAHHPDILRFLDTKRENADEKIRIKTLSLGVVVPDITFELAKNNEDMYLFSPYDVERVYGKPFGDISISEKYREMVDDARIKKTKINAREFFQTIAEIQFESGYPYIVFEDTVNNANPIKGRINMSNLCSEILQVNTPTTFNEDLSYNEIGKDISCNLGSMNIALSMDSPDFGRTVETAIRGLSAVSDMSHISSVRSVEVGNDSSHAIGLGQMNLHGYLARERVYYGSEEGIDFTNIYFYTVLFHALRASNKIAIERKVKFGGFEDSKYASGEFFDKYTEQEWVPATERAAQLFADKGVHIPTQDDWRELKASVMEHGIYNQNLQAVPPTGSISYINHSTSSIHPIASKIEIRKEGKLGRVYYPAPFMTNDNLDYYQDAYEIGPEKIIDTYAAATQHVDQGLSLTLFFKDTATTRDINRAQIYAWRKGIKTIYYIRLRQLALEGTEVDGCVSCML is encoded by the coding sequence TTGGACACAGCAGTCGATGACCTCGAGGTGATCGCGGGGCCGAGCGGCCTCGACTACCACGCGCTCAACGCGATGCTCAACCTGTACGACGCCGACGGCAAGATCCAGTTCGACAAGGATCGCGAAGCCGCCAAGCAGTACTTCCTGCAGCACGTGAACCAGAACACCGTCTTCTTCCACAACCTCAAGGAGCGCCTCGACTACCTGGTCGAGAACGACTACTACGAGCAGGCGACGATCGACCAGTACTCGTTCTCGTTCATCGAGCGCCTGAACGACCTGGCGTACTCGAAGAAGTTCCGCTTCCAGACCTTCCTGGGCGCCTTCAAGTACTACACGAGCTACACGCTCAAGACCTTCGACGGCAAGCGCTACCTCGAGCGCTTCGAAGACCGAGTGGTCATGACCGCCCTCGGACTCGCGCAGGGCGACGAGCAGCTCGCCATCGACCTCGTCGAGGAGATCATCGCCGGCCGCTTCCAGCCGGCCACCCCGACGTTCCTCAACACGGCGAAGGCCCAGCGCGGCGAGCTCGTCTCCTGCTTCCTGCTCCGCATCGAAGACAACATGGAGTCGATCTCCCGCGGCATCAACTCGTCGCTGCAGCTGTCGAAGCGCGGCGGCGGCGTCGCCCTGTCGCTCTCGAACATCCGCGAGGCCGGCGCCCCGATCAAGCAGATCGAGAACCAGTCCTCCGGCATCATCCCGGTGATGAAGCTGCTCGAAGACAGCTTCAGCTACGCGAACCAGCTCGGTGCACGCCAGGGTGCGGGCGCGGTGTATCTGTCGGCGCACCACCCCGACATCCTGCGATTCCTCGACACCAAGCGTGAGAACGCCGACGAGAAGATCCGCATCAAGACGCTGTCTCTCGGCGTCGTCGTGCCCGACATCACGTTCGAGCTCGCCAAGAACAACGAGGACATGTACCTCTTCTCGCCGTACGACGTCGAGCGCGTCTACGGCAAGCCGTTCGGCGACATCTCGATCTCCGAGAAGTACCGCGAGATGGTCGACGACGCTCGCATCAAGAAGACCAAGATCAACGCACGCGAGTTCTTCCAGACCATCGCCGAGATCCAGTTCGAGTCGGGCTACCCGTACATCGTGTTCGAAGACACGGTGAACAACGCCAACCCGATCAAGGGCCGGATCAACATGTCGAACCTGTGCTCCGAGATCCTGCAGGTCAACACGCCGACCACGTTCAACGAAGACCTGTCGTACAACGAGATCGGCAAGGACATCTCGTGCAACCTTGGGTCGATGAACATCGCGCTGTCGATGGACTCGCCCGACTTCGGCCGCACGGTCGAGACCGCGATCCGCGGCCTCAGCGCGGTCAGCGACATGAGCCACATCTCGTCGGTGCGTTCGGTCGAGGTCGGCAACGACTCGTCGCACGCCATCGGCCTCGGTCAGATGAACCTGCACGGCTACCTCGCCCGCGAGCGCGTCTACTACGGCAGCGAGGAGGGCATCGACTTCACGAACATCTACTTCTACACGGTGCTGTTCCACGCCCTCCGCGCTTCGAACAAGATCGCCATCGAGCGCAAGGTGAAGTTCGGCGGCTTCGAGGACTCCAAGTACGCGTCGGGCGAGTTCTTCGACAAGTACACCGAGCAGGAGTGGGTGCCCGCCACCGAGCGCGCGGCGCAGCTGTTCGCCGACAAGGGCGTGCACATCCCGACGCAGGACGACTGGCGTGAGCTCAAGGCCAGCGTCATGGAGCACGGCATCTACAACCAGAACCTCCAGGCGGTGCCGCCGACCGGCTCGATCTCGTACATCAACCACTCGACGTCGTCCATCCACCCGATCGCGTCGAAGATCGAGATCCGCAAGGAAGGCAAGCTCGGCCGCGTCTACTACCCGGCGCCGTTCATGACGAACGACAACCTGGACTACTACCAGGACGCCTACGAGATCGGCCCCGAGAAGATCATCGACACCTACGCGGCTGCCACCCAGCACGTCGACCAGGGCCTGTCGCTGACGCTCTTCTTCAAGGACACCGCCACCACGCGCGACATCAACCGCGCGCAGATCTACGCCTGGCGCAAGGGCATCAAGACGATCTACTACATCCGACTCCGTCAGCTGGCGCTCGAGGGCACCGAGGTCGACGGCTGCGTCAGCTGCATGCTGTAA
- the nrdI gene encoding class Ib ribonucleoside-diphosphate reductase assembly flavoprotein NrdI, translating into MTHLIYFSSVSGNTARFVEKLGIPAERIPLFPSDEPLFARDPYVLVLPTYGGGEGRGAVPKQVIRFLNDEGNRSLIRGVIAAGNTNFGEGYCLAGDIVAAKCQVPLLYRVEVFGTPDDVEAVQNGLDRFWTQQSMTSR; encoded by the coding sequence GTGACCCACCTCATTTACTTCTCGAGCGTGTCGGGCAACACCGCGCGTTTCGTCGAGAAGCTGGGCATCCCGGCCGAGCGCATTCCTCTCTTCCCGAGCGACGAGCCCCTCTTCGCCCGCGACCCCTACGTCCTCGTCCTGCCGACCTACGGCGGCGGCGAGGGGAGGGGCGCGGTGCCGAAGCAGGTCATCAGGTTCCTCAACGACGAGGGCAACCGCTCGCTCATCCGCGGCGTCATCGCCGCAGGCAACACGAACTTCGGTGAGGGCTACTGCCTGGCCGGCGACATCGTCGCCGCGAAATGCCAGGTCCCCCTCCTCTACCGTGTCGAGGTCTTCGGCACGCCAGACGACGTAGAAGCAGTACAGAACGGATTGGATCGATTTTGGACACAGCAGTCGATGACCTCGAGGTGA
- the nrdH gene encoding glutaredoxin-like protein NrdH yields the protein MAITVYTKPSCVQCTATYRALDNSGIEYEVFDVSVDEKALETVKALGYLQAPVVVTDEDSWSGFRPDKIAALRAAIS from the coding sequence ATGGCTATCACCGTCTACACCAAGCCGTCCTGCGTCCAGTGCACGGCCACCTACCGCGCCCTCGACAACAGCGGCATCGAGTACGAGGTCTTCGACGTCTCCGTCGACGAGAAGGCTCTCGAGACGGTCAAGGCGCTGGGCTACCTGCAGGCTCCCGTCGTGGTCACCGACGAGGACTCCTGGAGCGGCTTCCGCCCCGACAAAATCGCAGCGCTCCGCGCCGCGATCAGCTAG